In Sphingomonas crocodyli, a genomic segment contains:
- a CDS encoding carboxymuconolactone decarboxylase family protein, giving the protein MADHNPTEQDMIARGQAVFDDCYRGVVPQPPQIDPKGFSGMTMKMFNDFWGGIEQLSMRDKRMVILGGLLSHGRADMFTIHAECALRNGEMDANELRGVVLMALPYIGFPNASVCMMASEQVIAKVQSGAPVQPPSF; this is encoded by the coding sequence ATGGCCGACCATAATCCCACCGAACAGGACATGATCGCACGCGGCCAGGCCGTGTTCGACGATTGCTATCGCGGCGTCGTGCCGCAGCCGCCGCAAATCGACCCCAAGGGGTTCAGCGGCATGACGATGAAGATGTTCAACGATTTCTGGGGCGGGATCGAACAGCTTTCGATGCGCGACAAGCGCATGGTGATCCTGGGCGGCCTCCTGTCGCATGGCCGCGCGGATATGTTCACGATCCACGCCGAATGCGCGCTGCGCAATGGGGAGATGGACGCGAACGAGCTGCGCGGCGTCGTCCTGATGGCGCTGCCCTATATCGGCTTTCCCAATGCGTCGGTATGCATGATGGCGTCCGAACAGGTGATCGCGAAGGTGCAGAGCGGCGCGCCGGTACAACCGCCGTCATTTTGA
- a CDS encoding TonB-dependent receptor: MKILNRTRVAFLASAAAAVTAPAFAQSAPADDNRVTGVEEIIVTAQKREQNLQNVPISITAMTANALQANRVQDVRDLSAVVPNLTVRPSGGGSQLPNYTLRGILTGGSAVGTDKGVALYIDGVYIQATAGSVFETADLERIEVLKGPQGTLFGRNATGGAVSFITRNPTGEFGVRQEFTYGNYDQIRSRTRVDLPQFGPLSLSATYLHKERRGDTRNLGASTRWDYGPATGGKIGVKTSPKYLGDENVEAVSAAAKLDLHPDLDLIYKFDYSQNDFTPEAAGVAYFPTGFLSGLYAAQSAATRTPVTLKRPKAVNNNFTTPGYSKNVGHNLTAKWQINDTVSVKNILARRTTRLYNTFQLDGLGGLLNTPAVPVSATAIVPPAWLPGGNPGQACLAPVPSTSCLQSVGKPFAYLTNNSFNNLKQWSNEFQVNINTDWFTITAGYLYFHMFQQTGGLNDVFNTNILTAFYGQGTSAQGTAFVIPQNPGFQPGNIKVNSNAVYVQPEFHLTDRLDLVLGGRITKDRKKGNEYLPNQPTNPALPRLISPIRYRSSHQNFLVGVNYRPVDGILTYAKYSTGYISGGQLATIPFQPETAKSWEAGIKADLLDRRLRTNLSVFDVKYKAIQYNTSGTISGVPAAFPFSVAIISSADAKAYGAEWENTFIPVDGLTLGANFGYLHFKFDQDTVFGGIGCQGPSCTGGFVLQSGAPGYREFARPKWTGNLSAQYETAPIIAGGHMMFRVDGNFQSKNSLTSDLTPGTGPTSQADPVLVKAATKPFAWIVNGRVALTDFDLGSTKATVAVWGRNILDNDDIIQFVGLGPVGSALYERARTYGVDLAVEF, from the coding sequence ATGAAGATTCTGAACAGGACTCGTGTCGCGTTCCTCGCGTCGGCGGCAGCCGCCGTCACAGCACCCGCCTTTGCGCAGAGCGCGCCTGCGGACGACAACCGCGTCACCGGCGTCGAAGAGATCATCGTCACCGCGCAGAAGCGCGAGCAGAATCTGCAGAACGTGCCGATCTCGATCACCGCGATGACCGCCAACGCACTGCAGGCGAACCGTGTGCAGGACGTGCGCGATCTGAGCGCGGTCGTCCCCAACCTGACGGTCCGTCCGTCGGGCGGCGGTTCGCAGCTTCCCAACTACACGCTGCGCGGCATCCTGACCGGCGGTTCGGCGGTCGGCACCGACAAGGGCGTCGCGCTATATATCGACGGCGTCTATATTCAGGCGACCGCCGGTTCGGTGTTCGAAACCGCCGATCTCGAGCGGATCGAAGTGCTGAAGGGTCCGCAAGGCACCCTGTTCGGCCGTAACGCCACCGGCGGCGCGGTGAGCTTCATCACGCGCAACCCGACCGGCGAGTTTGGCGTGCGGCAGGAGTTCACCTACGGCAATTACGATCAGATCCGGTCGCGCACGCGTGTCGATCTGCCGCAATTCGGCCCGCTGAGCCTGTCGGCTACCTATCTGCACAAGGAACGGCGCGGCGACACGCGCAACCTGGGCGCGAGCACGCGTTGGGATTACGGCCCCGCGACCGGCGGCAAGATCGGCGTGAAGACGTCACCCAAATATCTGGGCGACGAGAATGTCGAGGCGGTGTCGGCCGCCGCCAAGCTCGATCTGCACCCCGATCTCGATCTGATCTACAAGTTCGATTATTCGCAGAACGACTTCACCCCCGAAGCCGCCGGCGTCGCTTACTTCCCGACCGGCTTCCTGTCCGGCCTCTATGCGGCGCAGAGCGCGGCGACCCGCACCCCGGTCACGCTCAAGCGGCCCAAGGCGGTCAACAACAACTTCACCACGCCCGGTTATTCAAAGAATGTCGGCCACAACCTGACCGCGAAGTGGCAGATCAACGATACGGTGTCGGTGAAGAACATCCTCGCCCGCCGCACGACCCGGCTTTACAACACCTTCCAACTCGACGGTCTGGGCGGCCTGCTCAACACGCCGGCGGTTCCGGTGTCGGCGACCGCGATCGTACCGCCGGCCTGGTTGCCGGGCGGCAATCCGGGTCAGGCCTGCCTTGCGCCCGTCCCGTCGACGTCGTGCCTGCAGAGCGTGGGCAAGCCCTTCGCCTATCTGACCAACAACTCGTTCAACAACCTGAAGCAATGGAGCAACGAGTTTCAGGTCAACATCAACACCGACTGGTTCACGATCACCGCCGGCTACCTCTATTTCCACATGTTCCAGCAGACCGGCGGTCTCAACGACGTGTTCAACACGAACATCCTGACCGCCTTCTACGGCCAGGGGACGAGCGCGCAGGGCACCGCCTTCGTGATCCCGCAAAATCCCGGCTTCCAGCCCGGCAATATCAAGGTCAATTCGAACGCGGTTTATGTGCAGCCCGAATTCCACCTGACCGACCGGCTCGACCTCGTTCTCGGCGGGCGCATCACCAAGGACCGCAAGAAGGGCAACGAATATCTGCCCAACCAGCCGACCAATCCCGCGCTGCCGCGCCTGATCTCACCGATCCGCTATCGCAGCTCGCACCAGAACTTCCTGGTGGGCGTGAACTATCGGCCGGTCGACGGCATCCTGACCTACGCCAAATATTCGACTGGCTATATTTCGGGCGGTCAGCTGGCGACGATCCCGTTCCAGCCCGAAACCGCAAAGTCTTGGGAAGCCGGCATCAAGGCCGATCTGCTCGATCGGCGCCTGCGCACCAACCTGTCGGTCTTCGACGTGAAGTATAAGGCGATCCAGTACAACACGTCGGGCACGATTTCGGGCGTGCCGGCGGCCTTCCCCTTCTCGGTCGCGATCATCTCCTCGGCCGATGCCAAGGCGTATGGCGCGGAATGGGAAAATACCTTCATTCCGGTCGACGGCCTGACGCTGGGCGCGAACTTCGGCTACCTGCACTTCAAGTTCGATCAGGACACCGTGTTCGGCGGGATCGGATGCCAGGGGCCAAGCTGCACCGGCGGTTTCGTGCTCCAGTCGGGCGCGCCCGGCTATCGCGAGTTTGCGCGGCCCAAGTGGACTGGCAATCTTTCGGCGCAATATGAAACCGCGCCGATCATCGCGGGCGGCCACATGATGTTCCGCGTCGACGGCAACTTCCAGAGCAAGAACTCGCTCACATCGGATCTCACCCCCGGCACCGGCCCGACCTCGCAGGCCGATCCGGTCCTCGTGAAGGCCGCGACCAAGCCGTTTGCGTGGATCGTCAACGGGCGCGTCGCGCTGACCGACTTCGACCTCGGCAGCACCAAGGCGACCGTCGCGGTGTGGGGGCGCAACATCCTCGACAATGACGACATCATCCAGTTCGTCGGCCTCGGTCCCGTCGGCTCGGCGCTTTATGAGCGCGCGCGCACCTACGGCGTCGATCTGGCGGTGGAATTCTGA
- a CDS encoding helix-turn-helix transcriptional regulator codes for MFDMDGYDALISGIYDAGTAGGSLSHMFELIRDAVGAAGAGVTIYDADDLMLTHTLVRSGRSISRRLMDKLLPMTDDPGAGLVTGARFPSARRFTDIVPEPQLRHARWFREQSALTSLGHGVMIDVDIAGIRVRLFAVRSTGAPNFSEDDVDLFDRIGPHLRRAFAKDVRRFSPFQAKRGLQVILYDEDRLAPAFVRDDPFDRQLAARYGLTAAELRALRVMAGGVTRAEAHGRLGIGANSLKTHMRRIYAKTGTRRLPELVLLVQALRGGQPASKPS; via the coding sequence ATGTTCGATATGGACGGATATGACGCTCTGATCAGCGGAATCTACGACGCGGGCACCGCGGGCGGATCGCTGTCGCACATGTTCGAACTGATCCGCGACGCGGTGGGCGCGGCCGGCGCCGGGGTGACGATCTACGACGCCGACGATCTGATGCTCACGCACACGCTCGTCCGATCGGGTCGGTCGATCTCGCGCAGGCTGATGGACAAGCTGCTGCCGATGACCGACGATCCGGGCGCCGGCCTCGTCACCGGCGCGCGCTTCCCCTCGGCACGGCGCTTCACCGATATCGTCCCCGAACCGCAATTGCGGCATGCACGCTGGTTCCGCGAACAGAGCGCGCTGACAAGCCTGGGCCACGGCGTGATGATCGACGTCGACATTGCTGGCATCCGCGTGCGGCTGTTCGCGGTTCGCAGCACGGGTGCGCCCAATTTCAGCGAGGACGATGTCGACCTGTTCGACCGGATCGGCCCGCACCTCCGCCGCGCCTTCGCGAAAGACGTCCGGCGCTTCTCCCCCTTTCAGGCGAAACGCGGGCTGCAGGTGATCCTCTATGATGAAGACCGGCTGGCGCCTGCCTTCGTCCGCGACGATCCGTTCGATCGGCAACTCGCCGCGCGATATGGCCTGACGGCGGCCGAATTGCGGGCGTTGCGCGTCATGGCGGGCGGCGTAACCCGCGCCGAGGCGCATGGCCGGCTGGGCATCGGCGCCAATTCGCTCAAGACGCACATGCGCCGGATCTACGCCAAGACGGGGACGAGGCGGCTGCCCGAACTGGTGCTGCTGGTGCAGGCGCTGCGCGGCGGTCAGCCGGCCAGCAAGCCTTCATAA